The DNA window CCGTTCCCAACTCGCGCGCGGAAGTGCTGGCGGCGGCGCATTACGTTACCGAACATGCCGGCGGCCACGGCGCGGTTCGCGACGCCATCGAGTTCATCCTCAGGGCGCAAGGGAAACTGGACGAAGTGTTCGACGCTTACATGCGCGACAGGACGCCGCAGAAGAGCTAATGTGCCAGGTTCAATCTTTCACAGTGTTGTTCGAGACGAAACAACAAAAAACCCACCGAATGCCCGCTTGGGGCGTGCTGAATAAGCATTCGGTGGGTCACCGTTTCCCCTTACTCACCTGTTGCTTTCAGGAGGCATTGGTATAGACGCGGGAGGGACAAAAAAGTTGTTCTTCGATATGTAAAGAATTGCAAAGCGGGGGCGCCAAGGAACGCCTATTGTGGAATCGCCGTTGGTTTGCGGGCCATCAACTCTGAAAACCGCGGGTCCTTTCTCAAGGTGGCAAATTCCTGGTCCTTGTACACGGAATCCAGGTCTTTGTAGCCATCCTCGATGGCCTTGCGCAGATATTGCAAAGCGCGCTCCAGGTTGCCGGACTTGGCATACATGCGCGCAACCACAAACGAGTAATGCGCACGGTCCTCGGGCGAGGACATTTGCGCCGTGATTCCAGTCTGGAAGCGGTGCTCGAGGACGTCGGGGTCCAGTTCCATGGCGCGTGCATACTCGTTCGTGGCCTGAGGAAAGTCCTTGAGCGCGAAGTAAGCCGTTCCGAGATTGGCGTGATAGGACGCGCTATCTTCGCGCAGCGCAAGCGCCTTGAGGTAGTAGTTAACGGACTTGCGATAGTTGCTGACTGCGCCGCGAGGCACGGACTTATGCTTCTGCTCCGCCAGGGCTTGTTGCTGGGTACCGGCGATGTAGTACACCGCGCCGCGATTGTTGTACGCTTCGGGAAACTTGGAATCGAGTTTGATGCTGCGCTCAAAGCTCTTGGCCGCATCCTTGAGATGGCCGGTCTGCAGTTCCGTGATCCCGACCTTGTTCCACAAAGGAGCGCTATTCGCCTTCTTGATCGCCGCACGATAGTAGTCGAGTGCGTCGGCGTAAGATTTCTCGGCGCGCAGGTGGTCAGCCTGCTTTTCCAATTCCTCGGCGGTCGCGGTCGCCGGCGGAGGACCGATGCGCACTGGCGCCGCAGGCCGCTGTCCGGCAGTTGGATTCTGTGCTTCCTGGGTAAACGAAAGCGATGAGATCGCGGCGAGAGCGGCGATCACGAGCAGTGCCTGACGGCGTTTCATGGCGAGACCTCCGTGAACCGAGCACGGCTCCCAGGCCCTGCTCCACGGCCTCAGTGAGGGTTGTTGCCGCCATCTTTCTTTGCCGGCGGCGAAGACGGCTTTTCGTCGCCTTTAAAGATACCTACTATTTTGCCAAAAATTCCTTTCTTTTTATCCTGCGAATCCTGCGGCGTGGGCGCGGAACTAACCACCGGCGCAGGTGTCGAGGGACGAACCGTGTTGCTCGTCGAGCCGATGACCGGCGGCGTTGGGGCCGGATTCGCCCCGAAGATTCGGCTGAAAATGCCGCGATGCTCGCCCATCGGCTGGTCGCAACTATCTTTGGGCTCGGTGCCGGCGATAAACGCGACCGTATAATCGTCGGGACAAGCCGCGGTAGCCAGGCGGTTGGTGGCCTTGTCAAGGCGAACCGCAACCACTCCGGCGGGCGGCTGAAAC is part of the Terriglobales bacterium genome and encodes:
- a CDS encoding tetratricopeptide repeat protein, translating into MKRRQALLVIAALAAISSLSFTQEAQNPTAGQRPAAPVRIGPPPATATAEELEKQADHLRAEKSYADALDYYRAAIKKANSAPLWNKVGITELQTGHLKDAAKSFERSIKLDSKFPEAYNNRGAVYYIAGTQQQALAEQKHKSVPRGAVSNYRKSVNYYLKALALREDSASYHANLGTAYFALKDFPQATNEYARAMELDPDVLEHRFQTGITAQMSSPEDRAHYSFVVARMYAKSGNLERALQYLRKAIEDGYKDLDSVYKDQEFATLRKDPRFSELMARKPTAIPQ